The sequence TGGCTCAATCTGGCGGGACGACAAACACAAACCTTGATTACAAACTGTGTTTCAAGTGTCATTCTAATTGGGCCTACGGGCTTGCAACAAACGCGCCTAATCCAACTCCATCTGCATCATGGCAGCAGACAAATATGGCACAAGAGTTTAATGTGAATAACTGGTCTTATCATTATGTAGAAGGTGATCAGACAGCATCCGTATTACCTGCATCAGGTACGGGATGTAATTCATACGGACCAAATATAGGCAATGTTACACCAAGGGCAAGCACAGCTTATGGCAATTTTAACACAACATACATTGGTGTGATGGATTCAACACTCGCAGGGCTTACTAATACCCAGATCCGAACAGCAAAGCTTAGATGCAGTAGCTGTCATGGGACAGACAATGCATCAAGTTCAGTGCCGGAAGGACCACACGGCTCTATAAACCCATTTATACTCAAAATACCTGCTGGCAGTCCTTATAACGCATGGGATAGTACAGTGAAATACGCTACGGACTCTGGAAGAATATGGTGTTTTAACTGTCATGACCCTAATTTTACAAATAGTGGATTTAGTAGTTTTGGTCAGAATCTACACACAAATCCCCATAATAACAGAGCCTGCCAGGCATGTCATGTTGCCATTCCGCATGGATGGAAGAGATACAGGTTGCTCAGATTTGATGATTGTGATCCTGCGCCTTACATGAGTATACCCAATTATGGATTTCATTCAGGGGTTACCTGGGCAACCAGTGGCAACTGGAGAGAAGGGAATTGTCATAATACGGGCGCGGTTGACAGTTGTGGTTAAATCCGGTGTTTAAATGGATAGATAATAAAATAAAAACTCTGTTAACTGTTCTAAGATCACGAAGCCTTGCTACAGTCTTTATCCTCTTAATAGCTATTTCTCTTATCCTATCCACATTAATCCCCCAGTGGAACTGGGAAGAGAGTAGCGAGTATTTTTACCTCCATACAACATACCCATGGGTTATGAAGGAACTCACAAGACTTATAGCTCTTATTGGACTCGAGCATGTTTACACAACATTGTGGTTTCTCAGTATTGTGCTGATTTTTTCTTTAAATATAGCTTTAAACTCTTATGAGCGGATAAATATTATAATAAAGCAGTTTAAAGATCATAAACCAATGTCACCAGATGAGATAGCAAGGCTTAAAATTCATAAGATTATCCCTACGAATAAAAACACAAAGGAGCTAAAAGAAAAGATTAAACATACATTGAAACATAAGGGCTACAGGATAAAAGCTTATGACAATGGATTGATAGCGTCAAAACATACTGTGGGTCTTTTAGGCGTTCCTCTCCTGCATCTGTCTATGCTCGTTATCTTGATAGGTGTACTTATAACAAATCTTACAGGTTTTAAAGGACATATTGAGCTATCAGAGGGACAAGTTTTTCCCACAGGAGAGCCAAAATTCTTAGGTCCTTCGTATGGCTCTCTCCATTTAAATCCTCAATTTGATTTTCAGATTAGATTAAAAAGCTTCAACGTAACATACTGGAACAAAGCGCATCCAAGGCTTTATAAGAGCATCGTAGAGGTTTATAAAAACGGAACGCTTCTGTTTTCTAAGGATGTTGAGATGAATAAGCCACTCAAACTGGAAGGATTTAACTTTTATCAAACAAAGTATTATGGCTACTCTGCCTATTTTGGGCTTGTGGACACGGCTACAGGTTATGAAACAGCAGGGTATGTAAACTTTCCCTATAAAGAGAACGCTATAGGTGCACTCACACAGCAATTTACTATCCCCGTACTTGGCTATCTGAGTATATTGAGCGTGAATGTATCCAATCCTGATAGGTTATCCATTGAGATCCTGGAAGGCGGTAAAAACCTTCATTACAACAATATTAAAAAGGGGGATGTGATTTCGCTTGGAGACTTTGAATTGGTTTTTCATAATATGGTAAAGTGGACAGGCTTTTACGTCTCCAGGGATTACGGTGTATCTGTTGTATTTACGGGATTCTTCTTACTCGTGCTTTCCATCCTTGGTTTTGTATTTATTATGCCCAAAAGGCTCTGGCTTGCTTATGAAAATGAAAAGCTCTTTATTGGTGCAAAGGTTTATAGTAGACTTACCACAGAGCATACCTATAAACAGGACATGGAAAATATTAAAAGAGAGTGTGAATTATGAAAGAAGAAATCATCCTTTACTGGATTGCGGTAAGCCTGTACGGGTTTGGCAGTATCTTTGCTATCATCGGATTTGTGTTCAAAAAAGAAAGGTTTACCACTATTGCACTTATTTTATGCGCTCTAGGACTTGTTCCTCACGGTGCATCAATACTTATAAGATGGATACGGATTGGACACGGCCCCTACATAAACATGTATGAGGTTATAAGCTCCAATACGTGGGTGGCGATGTTGTTTTATCTTCTTGTACAAAAAAAACTGAGCTTGTTAAAACAAGCTTCATTTGTCGTACTCCCTGTGATCTTCCTTGCCTGTGGCTTTGGTTTAATGGCATCTGCAAGAGATATACCACTTCCACCCTCGCTGAGAAGTTACTGGCTCGTCCTTCATGTGCTGTTTGCAAAGCTT comes from Deltaproteobacteria bacterium and encodes:
- a CDS encoding cytochrome c biogenesis protein ResB encodes the protein MFKWIDNKIKTLLTVLRSRSLATVFILLIAISLILSTLIPQWNWEESSEYFYLHTTYPWVMKELTRLIALIGLEHVYTTLWFLSIVLIFSLNIALNSYERINIIIKQFKDHKPMSPDEIARLKIHKIIPTNKNTKELKEKIKHTLKHKGYRIKAYDNGLIASKHTVGLLGVPLLHLSMLVILIGVLITNLTGFKGHIELSEGQVFPTGEPKFLGPSYGSLHLNPQFDFQIRLKSFNVTYWNKAHPRLYKSIVEVYKNGTLLFSKDVEMNKPLKLEGFNFYQTKYYGYSAYFGLVDTATGYETAGYVNFPYKENAIGALTQQFTIPVLGYLSILSVNVSNPDRLSIEILEGGKNLHYNNIKKGDVISLGDFELVFHNMVKWTGFYVSRDYGVSVVFTGFFLLVLSILGFVFIMPKRLWLAYENEKLFIGAKVYSRLTTEHTYKQDMENIKRECEL
- the ccsA gene encoding cytochrome c biogenesis protein CcsA — its product is MKEEIILYWIAVSLYGFGSIFAIIGFVFKKERFTTIALILCALGLVPHGASILIRWIRIGHGPYINMYEVISSNTWVAMLFYLLVQKKLSLLKQASFVVLPVIFLACGFGLMASARDIPLPPSLRSYWLVLHVLFAKLTVGSFLIAFASAVLYLYKNDAKHKPLLPNQSLEKLDIAIYRFNALGFAFCIIMIIAGSIWANNAWGRYWGFDPVETWSLVVWLAYGLFLHLRLNRNWVGRRSAILTITLFLLSIGAFFFIPYLFKTIHSEYLVR